GGAGAAGCCCACTGGGTGATATAATTGATTCAATGCTAGACTAGGCCTTACTAGGAGAAGCCCACTGGGTGATATAATTTGATTCAATGCTAGACTAGACCTTACTAGGAGAAGCCCACTGGGTGATATAATTGATTCAATTCACAGATACCTGGTTCAGGTTATATATAACAAGCAAACGAGGAAGGTCTCAGCCATGGCCTGCTGGCCCCCTAGGAGTGTGGCAGATGAGTGGGGGCTCTGACCTCATGTCCTACCCCCAAGCTTATGCTTTCTCTCTAGCTGGACTGTTCACTGTCCATGCTTGAACCCTTTCATCTTTAAGACATCACAGAGATTTCAAACATGTTCTCTAGTAGGCCAGAGGATCCTTGAAGGAACTTTAAGGAAGGATGTGAAATTCAAGGGGGGTGGATCATTGCAAGACAGGCTCTGGGATCAGCACCCCTACTTCAGCCAAGAGGGATCTTTCCCCTGTAACCTTGGGActccagtaatttttaaaatcattgtttatttaagtgtgtgtgtgtgtgtgtttgtgtgtgtgtgtgtgtgtgtgtgtgtgtgtgtagggtgaaCTTATCTATACCACAGCATACACGCAGCAAGGACAGCTATTGGGATTCAGGTAtccccttctaccatgtgaggcccacagatcaaactcaagttgtcaggtttGAAGGTAAGTgtctttaacctctgagccatcttgccaacatCTCTAGTGATGTTTAGAGCAggtttgtggggctggagagatggctagggtTAAGGGGTTTActgcattctgttcttgcagaggacccaggtttggttcccagcgccCACGATGAGTtgctcacacctgcctgtaactccagctctggaggTTCTGATGTCTTCTTTGGGCCTCCTTGGGCACTTATACTCACATGCATGTATCCACACACAAGCacttacataatacatacatacatacatacatacatacatacatacatacatacatacatagaggattaaaaataaatattaaaaaagaaaggcaggTTGGAGTCATGTCTTAGAAATGctgagttattttattatttatttatttatttatttattttattattttattcttgagCTGGGTAGTATTGTGTGAATATTCAAACTAAAAGTAATGGACTAACTTATGCTGCCAGGCCAAAGGGCCACGAAAGAGTATGAAACGGCTGTTCCAATGCCCAGATTAAGTTAGGAGAATGTTTTACTTTGTATTgttatttggaaaaacaaaacaaaacaacaacaccacaACGCTAATCTACATTGCTAAGGAGAGCTCAGCACATGAATTTACCCACATGTTCTGCTGCTGGCAAATGTACTCTTCTTAACTATGCAAAGAAAACCCAGCTGGTAAAACTGGGTTCCCCTATTcagcatctccatctccatcaaaAACAACAGCTAAGAGACAAAGTTGGGCATGGATGGGAGATTGTCAtttgagaggaagacagagaggaatAACACTCTCAGAGAGACTGCCTGTAGGACCGCCATCTTGGAATCAGAGAAGAGGTGTTTTCAGTTGGAGTTGGGAGAAGGATAGACAAAACCAATGGACCCACAGGCCTCCCTGAAAAATGTAATacctgtaagtgtgtgtgtgtgtgtgtgtgtgtgtgtgtgcactcgcgtGTGCATGTGATTGTGCAACTCTGAGGTACCCAGACAACCTCAGCCCTTCTGTAGGCCCATCCCCCTTCTCCATGCTTACTGGCAGGAAGGCTCACCAGAGCCTAGGCAGGCTGGGCATGGAACTTAAGGGGACCATGGCCTAGGAGACAAGTCCCTCTTGATCCAGGAGAGAATAATTTCCTAGGCAAGCATTAGAATGCAGTCTCTGGAGAGGATGAGGAAGCTTGGGGAGCCCAGCTTAGATCAGGAGACCCTTGGAGGTAGAGGAATAATGAGTAAAGTTAggaggtggactttgagaccAGGAGGAGAGCAGCCTGATGGCCAGGGCTTTGGGTTGGCTCTTCCACAGATGGTGGGAAGCCTGGGGCGTGCAAAAGAATTTGATGACTATGTTGAGAGCAAGGGGATAGTGAGGAGAGATGGAAAGGCCAGAGCTCCAGCTCCTCGAGTCTCAGCTGTGGTGATCCCTGTATACTCACTCTTGTCTGTGACACATGTCTGGGAGGCTTTCAAAACTGTCCTACTCTGCCCATTTGCTTTCTGGTTGCACCCCTAAAGATCCATGAGTCCTGTCTCAGTGTGTCTTCTCCCTAGCCTCACAGAAGTCACTTACTATACAGTCTCAACCACCATGCAGTCAGGTCAAAGGAGACATGTGACCACCACAAACCAACAGTCCAGAGGTGGTTTCTATGGTGCTGTATTGTCTACATCCTCACCCCAGTACTTATAGGACTTGATCTTGACCCCATAGTTGAAGAGTTGCATTCATCCAGTCCATTGAGGGCAGGTGTCCATTGTGAGTGTCAGTGTCCTTAGAGAAGGAACTCCTTTAATGGCTGAGGGACCTGGGGGCGAGGAGAGCCAGGAAGGTGTGATGTAGACAGACACTATCTGATGTTGTTCTCCCTCCACTCTGTCTAGCTGATGACATTCTCCTGAGTCCCTGGAGGTCCAGGTCTGTACTTGGACCCCTTGGGAAGGACACAGGGAATATGAGATGAAGGCTGTGACCCCAGGAATCAGACTGCCTGAGGATATCAATAGTGAAAAGACCATGCAGAGCGGCTTCTATAGGCTGGTGGGAGGGAATGTGGCACAGAGTGGCTCTGAAGCCAAGTGTGACTGCTATAGGCAGGGAAGGCTTCTTGGAAGAGGgatagaggaggagaaggaggaggaagaggatgggggaggggaaggggaggagaaagaggaaggagaggaggaagagaaggaagaggaggaggagaaggaggaggaagaggatggggaggggaaggggaggagaaaaaggaggaagagaaggaagaagaagaggaagaggaggaggagaaagaggactaggaggactaggaggaggaggatgacaaAGGAGGAGGGCAAACCACTGGTCAGCTTACCTCCTTTTGCATGAGCTCAGAATAAACCACGCAGGCAGCAGAGATCAGCTCATCCGCATCAAGGTCGATAAGGTTGTTGCAGGCCTGGAGGGGGATACATGTgtatggtgagtgtgtgtgtgtgtgtgtgtgtgtgtgtgtgtgtgtgtgtgtgtaagcgaaCACCTCTCCTTGTGCCTTTGGGAGCTCAAAGGTAAGAAAGCTACTACTCACAGCAGTTATTGGGGAGTACTTGAGGTCTCCACAACCTGCCACAGTGCTTGCAAACTGTATGCTTTGGGGGTTTGATAAACATAGCCTTCACATGAGTGTCTAGGAAACCCCGGGGCTTCTGCTGCATGCCTTCAGCGCCTAAGGAAGACTTGGTTTATAAGTGGAGTACTACCTGAGATGTTTTTTCCCCCTGGTACTTCAGCTGGCTTTTAAAGCACATCTAAAAACATAGGCCCTTTGCTACATGGCCAAGGGTTAACGTCAAGGCAGTAGAGTCTGGTGGTTAGACCAAGGTCTCAGTTCCCTCACATGCTTACTTGGATGCTAAACCAGCACAGCCTCTGTCACTGTGCAGGGCCTTTGAGGATTCTACTAAAAACCATCATCATGGAACTGCATCCTGCTCTCTCATCATCTCTCCCCTGGAGGCAAAAGCGGCCATCAACCAGGGCATCATGGGCCTGCATCCTTCTGTGAGATGGGTACAGGGATCAGGGTCTAAGCTGGCAGGGGATCTGGCGAGGGCACTCTCACCATGAGAATGGCGTCACcgctcatacactccagaagcgCCTGCTCGCGCACCATCTGTAGCATGCTGTAGGCCACCAGCACCTGGAAGTTTCTGCAGGGCTTCCCCGTCAGCAGGACCTGTGGGCAGCCAGCAGGCTTCAACTCTGTTGCCTGAGACCAGGATACCCTGGGGGCAGCAAGAGTCCACAGACCACATACTCAGAACAGGATATAAAAAAGCCAGAGCTTAGCAATCCAGGGATTCCCAAAAAATCTGTGGCAGGGGTGCTATATTCAATTTGGACTTGGGGGTTGGCAATCCAGGATGAAAGGGTGAGCCAGGTGGGAGGTGCATTATGGGATAGTCCATGCCAGACTGGCAGTTGGGGTAGACCCTGTAGCTAGGAACAGCTGTGAGGCAGGACAGCAACAGGTGGTGGGTTTGTTCCTAAGGAGGGTCATCTGCTGCTGGCCCGAGGGACTGTTGTTGGAAGACTTCAGGTGTCCTTGGGGCCTGCCTTGTAGGGAAGCAGGTTCTAAGAGAAGCAAGCCAGCATTCTAGAGGAGGGGAAGGCCAAGGAAGGGCAGTGAAAGATAGCAGAGAGCAGGGGAGGGTGGGAGCAGCTGCAGGTGCCTGTGCTAACTACCCTATAGAAGGTCGGTGGAGTCTGGCATCACAATTGATGGGCAGATGCTCTAGCGCTCTCCAGCAAGGCAGGAGTAAGGTTGATAACCTAATTAAACTCCAAATCACAGAGCATGATCCAAAGCCgggaagaaagggaggcaggAAACCTTGCAGCTTCTCCCTAACGCAGGAGGGGGTACAGTCTACCTTAAGCGTCCCCAGCTTCATTTGCCTCACCTCCCAGAGCCTCCAGACATCATCGAAGGTTTTGAAGGCACGCTGGAAGCAAAGGCAGAACCACGGGAAGAGGGACTGCACAGCCCCTGAGCCCTTCCCTTCTGTGGGAAGAAAAGCAGGTGCTTAAGCCACCACATGACAGAGCATGGGAGACATAAGAAACATGAGAATGTCACCTGCTACTTTCTCAACAAGCCATGGAGTCCATTTGGAGCTTAGGTTTAGCATCACAGACCCAGCCAGGCTCCTTCACGTTGGGCCTCCCCTCCTGAATATGTCTGTCAGGCTAGGTCGGGACCCTTCCACAGCCTACTTGCTGGTGTGAGAAGTAATAGTAACTGTGGACCACTCACTGAGGTGTTCAGCAAATTCAGGGTCCAGTAGAGTGATCAGGCTGTTGAGCATGTCCAGATTCTTGCCTACACCGATGTTGATGACACAGCTGTGCTCCTGTACAAGACGGGACCAGGGATCAGTCCTCCTGGTTCAACTTGAGGGCATCATGGAAGAAAGCCAACCTCTCTCAGGCCTAACTCTGAGAGGCCACATGTCTGGgtcttccgtgtgtgtgtgtgtgtgtgtgtgtgtgtgtgtctgtctgtctgtctgtctgtctgtctgtctgtgtaagaGTGTGACCCAGAACAGCCCTCCTGAACTCTGAGGCTTCCAGTGCTCACCCACTGACCTACAGAGTGTTTGGGGGCTGGAGGAAGTGTCTGAGGCTGTCAGTGCCTTGGGCTTGAtgggtggtggggaggaggagatTTGAGCCCCGCTTAATCCTCACTGTTTTCTGCAGGAAGAACTGGAAGAGCCAGAAGGTCTCATGGTCGTGCTCCACCATCAGCTGGAAAAGCATCACCATCTCATGGAAGCCTCGCTGGTACTCTGCAGGGAAGGGCTCCGGTGAGGAGGAGCTAGTGGGCCCTGGGCCAGGGTCCAGGAAGGACCGGCCAGTATGGGCTGGGGCTCCATCCCGGCTCACCAGCCTTTGTGTTGCAGACATAACTCAGCAGCAGGGTCTTCTCCAATTTCTTCTTGTCTATAAGCACATTGCCCAGGGGATCTTTATCATACAGCCTCTGGATGTCGTACGCTAGGTTAGAGCAAGGGACGGGGAGTGACAGTCACTCATCTCCAGCATAGAAAGCAAAGACTACTTCATCTTCTTCAGTAGAGGACAGATCCTAAAAACCCTAGCAGGGGGGGCTACAAAAGGCttgtcagccccccccccctacaCAATTCATCATCACACCCTGCTGTTCTGGGCTTCTCCTCGCCCCCAAATGCTCCTCCCATCCAATTCAGATCTGACTTAGTTCAAAGTCgtaggggtggggagaagaagaCAAAGCAACAGAGATAGCATGTGGCAGGGAAGCACACGTAGGACTCATGAGCACTGGCGGGTAGATTGACCCAGGTTTGGCTAGGAAAACCCCAGGCCAAAATCAAGGCAGTTGCTAAGCCCCAGGAGTCACCTATGCCTGGAAATGACTAGGAAAAGACATAAATGGCTCCTGCCCTCTCCCCTgcccagccctccctccctccctctcccctgcccagcccttccttcctccctccctccctctcccctgcccagccctccctccctctcccctgcccagccctccctccctctcccctgcccagccctccctccctctcccctgcccagccctccctccctctcccctgcccagcccttccttcctctctccctccctccctctactcacCGATGTTGTTCCGAGTCTCTGTGAAGTTCCCATGTAAGTTTTCCAGCAGGGGCTGGATTTTCTCATACATCTGGCACAAGGAGTTATAGTTCCTCCTGAGAACAGCATTGGGGCTGAGTAAGGTGACCTTCCCCTTCCAGGAAGGGATAGTTCGGGAGCAGCTGATGCTGAGTTCAAGGGGAATGGGGTAGCCTTGCCCACCTGGTCCCCACCTTTCACCCATCTCAGCCTGAGTGGCCTTGAGCAAGCGTTCCCAACATGTGGCTGGCACAGTGTGGGGACAAGTTAATGTGGGGTGGGCTCAGTGTCCCCGCCCCCCACGTAGCCCCCGAACTCTGGAGCCACCACTTAACCGAATACCTGCAGAGCAATGTTGCGCTCCCTTccctaagcctcagtttcctcatctgcagaGTGGGGACAATTCTGGCACCCCCTGAGTTGGAAGGATTCATGTTGAAGACTGAATTTTATTTAGTTAGTCCAGTAACTGACTGGTGGCCTCTAAAAGTCATATCCTAAATGTAACCCCTAGAACCTGTAACGTGGTCTTATTTATAGAAGAGGTCTTCTAGGATCTCAAGATGAGAccattctgtgttttctagggGACCTATAAATGACAACTGtctttagcacacacacacacacacacacacacacacacacacggttggaGGGCATGTGTCCACTGAACCAGAGAGTGAATGGATGTAGCCTCAAGCTACGGAAGCTTCCGTGGGAGGTGTGGAGAAGAACCTTCTGTCTCTCAGCGCCTTCCCAGGAGGCCAGCACGCAACCTTGTCTTCTGCCTCCAGAAGGCCAGAGAAAAAAATGTCTGTTACTGTCAATCCCCCCATTTACGGCACTTGGCCTCGGCAATCACGTGGGCTGTTCCTTAGGCCCTCAGTACCTGGTCTGACACTCAcatcctgtctgtcctggactATTCTCTGCTGGTCCCCTGTGGAGCTGTCTTCCACATCCTGGCTGGGAGCTGCCTTGAGGctgaacacagcttctgctccagacCCTGCCACCCAGTCGTAGTCAGGTAGCCTAAGATGAACACCTCCAAGAAGGAAGCCATCCACTGTGGGGTCATTCAGACCCAGCCCACCTTAAGCACTCACATAGAACAGTGAGCCAAAGACAAGGTGAGCAGAGGACTCTGCCCCAGTGTGGTCTCCATAGGGGAGAGAAGAGGCAGGCTCCAGGCTGTCAGCAAGCCCAAGTTCCAGGGTCACAGAAGTGGCTTTGGGTGGCATCCCCACCAACATGAACCATAGCTGTTCTTTCCCTGTGCACGATGACATACATGCCCTTTCCTATAATGAGGTCATTGTAACTACTCTGCGAACTGTACTGTGACCCCAAATTTGACAGTGCAGGGGGAGACTAAGCCTTAAGCTGAGAAGTTCACTCAAGAATATGATGTTAATGCTAGAATTTGAATTGAATTCTTTCCCAAACAAGACTGTGTGCTACTCACCTATGAAGATCCTCCAGGCAATCAGAGCACACTAGAGGAAGCGCCCTGCTTGATCCTGGCCTTGAAGCAAGGATGgagtttttgcatttatttattcagtgtgtgtgtgtgtgtgtgtgtgtgtgtgtgtgtgtgtgtgtgtaccacattcttgtgaaggtcagaggacagattgTGAGAGTCTACTCTCTCCACCATCCACTATGGGATTGAACTCTGATTGTCAGGCGTGGTGGTAGGTGCCTTCATCCTCTAAGCAATCCCAGAAGCCCAAGGGTGGGGCTTTGGGAAATAGATAATGGGGGGACCAATGTGGAGGGAGGAAGAGCAAATGAATGATCCAGGAGTAGAGGGAGTCAAAGAACACCCAGCTCTGGTAGAGCGTTGAGCTGATGGAGACTCCCTGGGTGTccattttatatcaacttgacacaacctagagtcattGTAGCAGAAGGAACCttgattgagaaaatacccccacCAGATTAACCCATGGGTAAGCCTGTCACTAATCTGCTTGACTTGTGATAGATATGGAGGGCCCAGCTCACGGTGGGAGGTGCTGCCTCTGGGTCGGTCCCAGCTGCTATAaagaaagcagattgagcaaggtgtgaggagcaagctagtaagcagcactcctccatggcctctgcatcagctcctgcctccgggttcctgccctgacttccctcagtgatgggctgcAATGTAGAGTTGTAAGCTATGGAATGAGGTCCctcctccacaagttgcttttgagtATGGTGTGTCGTCCCAACAGTGATAGCCCTAACACTAAAATAGCCCCTCAGGCAGCTGGTACGGTCAGATGGAAGGTTCTGGGATGAGGGAGCCAGGATTAGGAAAGAGATAGGTGTTTGAAATGTCAGCAGATACACCTGCAGGACTGTTGAACCTGAGGACAGGAGAAGCCCATACCGGGCACTGGGAACAGATGTTGACAGGGCAGAGAGGTAGAACCTAGACTCAGGAGGCCATTCAGCCATGGGGTTTGGGGGTAGCAGTTGGTGATGTGAGGACTAGGCCCTTCACGGGTAGGTTGTGTAGGGAAGGGTGGGGTTGGGAGTAAGGTGATAAGGGAAAGTAGGACAAACTTCTGCCTGCCACTTATTTGTTCAATGGAACTGGAGCGGACGTGCTAGCTTAAACCTGGCTACATCTACTGCGTGTGGGTCCCATGCAGGAAGCATCAGGGGGTCTTCTAAGAATAGGGAATCCATTTGAAGAAGAGACCTGAGTCTTTAGGCTGAGAGGGCACCCCACCCCGCACCCCATGCCACCTGAAGCCCCAACAACTCTCCACTGAAAGAGGGTCTGGAAAGCTCTACCTCCTGTTGCTGTCCACCATGAGCCGCTCATCCCGTGAACTCTGCCACGAGTAGTAGCCTGTGAGGAACTTCCAGGCTTCTGTCCTCACGAAGGGGTGTAGTCCCTGGTCATGGAGGTCATGAACTCTCAAGACGAATATTCAGAGGGCTTTGCCCAGTGCCCTGCCTGATCCCTGCCCTCTGGGCCACCCCCTAGTGCCAGGGTGTGGCTGAGGGTAGCCCAGGGACCATACCCTTTCCAGGATGTTAATGCAAATGAAGTCTCGTGACTTGGCCAAGTGACCATTCTCATCGAAGAAGCTGTCCCATTCTGCCTTGTCAATGGGGGGGTTTCTCTTCTCCTGGTAAGAACAACCAGATTAGTCCTCCGCTGGAGTCTGTGGGCTTCCCTTCTAATGCAAGGTGGTTTTCAAGTGCTAGGCTCTGACTCCGTTCTAGAATGCTCTATCCAAAGGAAATTGCTGAAAATAAGTGGGGAACGAAAATCCAGGAAGGACAGTAATGTTCACCCAAATGAAAAATGTAAGTACTCCGAATCTCTGCAATAAGGGAATCATTAAGTAAGCCATGTCTTATATATACTGTGGGATATACTGGGATACCGTGAGGCATATAAAATGTCATGTTGACAAGGCATGAACAATAATCCGGAAACATTCAAAtgttaacaggaaaaaaaaagcagagtacACAGTTTAAAACCAGACATTCTCCCTACACACCAGTACCACCTCTCCGTGTAGTCTGTGTGGTCTGACAGTAGCACTGTCCGTCTACACTCGGGGTCTCTAGTCCAGCCGGATCAGTGTTCACAGTAATACCTCTTGTATACTGTGTCTGTTACATAGTATAAGAACTGTAATACATAAGCTCATATGCATTTTTTACAAAAGACTGAAGgttgggcacagtggcacatgcctgtaaccccacccAGCACCTGGGAAACAG
This portion of the Mus musculus strain C57BL/6J chromosome 9, GRCm38.p6 C57BL/6J genome encodes:
- the Tbc1d21 gene encoding TBC1 domain family member 21 isoform 2 (isoform 2 is encoded by transcript variant 2), with the protein product MTTLSPENSLSARRSATFILEKRNPPIDKAEWDSFFDENGHLAKSRDFICINILERGLHPFVRTEAWKFLTGYYSWQSSRDERLMVDSNRRRNYNSLCQMYEKIQPLLENLHGNFTETRNNIAYDIQRLYDKDPLGNVLIDKKKLEKTLLLSYVCNTKAEYQRGFHEMVMLFQLMVEHDHETFWLFQFFLQKTEHSCVINIGVGKNLDMLNSLITLLDPEFAEHLRKGSGAVQSLFPWFCLCFQRAFKTFDDVWRLWEVLLTGKPCRNFQVLVAYSMLQMVREQALLECMSGDAILMACNNLIDLDADELISAACVVYSELMQKEVPQPLKEFLL
- the Tbc1d21 gene encoding TBC1 domain family member 21 isoform 1 (isoform 1 is encoded by transcript variant 1); this translates as MTTLSPENSLSARRSATFILEKRNPPIDKAEWDSFFDENGHLAKSRDFICINILERGLHPFVRTEAWKFLTGYYSWQSSRDERLMVDSNRRRNYNSLCQMYEKIQPLLENLHGNFTETRNNIAYDIQRLYDKDPLGNVLIDKKKLEKTLLLSYVCNTKAEYQRGFHEMVMLFQLMVEHDHETFWLFQFFLQKTEHSCVINIGVGKNLDMLNSLITLLDPEFAEHLKGKGSGAVQSLFPWFCLCFQRAFKTFDDVWRLWEVLLTGKPCRNFQVLVAYSMLQMVREQALLECMSGDAILMACNNLIDLDADELISAACVVYSELMQKEVPQPLKEFLL
- the Tbc1d21 gene encoding TBC1 domain family member 21 isoform X1; this encodes MTTLSPENSLSARRSATFILEKRNPPIDKAEWDSFFDENGHLAKSRDFICINILERGLHPFVRTEAWKFLTGYYSWQSSRDERLMVDSNRRLPDYDWVAGSGAEAVFSLKAAPSQDVEDSSTGDQQRIVQDRQDVSVRPGRRQGCVLASWEGAERQKVLLHTSHGSFRSLRLHPFTLWFSGHMPSNRVCVCVCVCVCVLKTVVIYRSPRKHRMVSS